In the genome of Synergistaceae bacterium, one region contains:
- the groL gene encoding chaperonin GroEL (60 kDa chaperone family; promotes refolding of misfolded polypeptides especially under stressful conditions; forms two stacked rings of heptamers to form a barrel-shaped 14mer; ends can be capped by GroES; misfolded proteins enter the barrel where they are refolded when GroES binds), translating to MAKILSFNEEARRAMLRGIDKVADTVGVTLGPKGRNVVLEKKFGSPTITNDGVTIAKEIELEDPFENAGAQLLKEVASKTNDIAGDGTTTATIFSRAIIREGMKNVAAGANGMLMRQGIEKAIDFVVEELKKQSTPVKEKEKIAQVASISANNAAVGELISEAMSKVGEDGVITIEDSQTVGTTLEMVEGLQFDKGYISPYMITDSERMEANFDDAYILIHDAKISSIKDLLPILEKVVQTGKPLLIIAEDVEGEALATLVVNKIRGVMQVAAVKAPGFGDRRKAMLQDIAIVTGGQVISEETGMKFENTELNMLGRAKKVKITKEDTTITQGAGNPEEIRARAKQIRKEIDDSTSDYDKEKLHERLAKLVGGVAVIQVGSATETEQKELKHRIEDALNATRAAVEEGIVAGGGVAALNCATSLEPFVEKLSGDVKTGARIVLDALKAPLYLIAENAGYQGDVVVERVRSEKIGHGLNAATGEYTDMVAAGIIDPVKVTRSALQNAGSIAAMVLTTEGIVADKPEKKEAAPAMPGGMGGMDGMY from the coding sequence ATGGCAAAAATTCTTTCATTCAACGAAGAAGCCCGCAGAGCAATGCTCCGTGGAATTGACAAAGTTGCAGATACAGTCGGCGTTACGTTAGGCCCCAAAGGTCGTAATGTAGTTCTTGAGAAAAAATTCGGCTCACCCACTATCACAAATGACGGCGTTACAATCGCAAAAGAAATCGAGCTTGAGGATCCTTTCGAGAACGCAGGCGCACAGTTACTCAAAGAAGTAGCGTCAAAAACTAATGACATCGCAGGAGACGGCACAACAACAGCAACAATTTTCTCACGCGCAATTATCCGTGAAGGAATGAAAAACGTTGCAGCAGGTGCAAATGGTATGTTAATGCGTCAGGGAATCGAGAAAGCTATTGATTTCGTAGTCGAGGAACTCAAGAAACAGAGTACTCCCGTCAAAGAGAAAGAAAAAATTGCTCAGGTTGCATCAATTTCCGCAAATAATGCAGCAGTCGGCGAGCTTATTTCTGAAGCAATGTCAAAAGTAGGCGAGGACGGAGTAATCACAATCGAGGACAGTCAGACAGTAGGCACAACTCTTGAAATGGTCGAGGGACTCCAGTTCGACAAAGGTTATATCAGCCCTTACATGATCACAGACAGCGAAAGAATGGAAGCAAATTTTGATGACGCTTATATTCTTATTCATGACGCAAAAATAAGCAGCATTAAAGATTTACTGCCCATTCTCGAAAAAGTTGTGCAGACCGGAAAGCCTTTATTAATTATCGCTGAAGATGTCGAGGGCGAAGCACTTGCAACACTCGTAGTAAATAAGATTCGCGGAGTCATGCAGGTTGCAGCGGTAAAAGCTCCCGGATTTGGCGACAGACGCAAAGCAATGCTTCAGGATATTGCAATCGTTACCGGCGGACAGGTCATCAGCGAAGAAACCGGAATGAAATTCGAGAACACTGAATTAAATATGCTTGGACGCGCTAAGAAAGTTAAGATCACAAAGGAAGATACAACTATCACTCAGGGTGCAGGCAATCCGGAAGAGATTCGCGCAAGAGCAAAACAGATTCGCAAGGAAATCGATGACTCAACGTCAGACTATGACAAGGAAAAATTACACGAGAGACTCGCAAAATTAGTCGGAGGCGTGGCAGTAATTCAAGTAGGTTCAGCAACAGAAACCGAGCAGAAAGAATTAAAGCACAGAATCGAAGACGCACTCAACGCAACAAGAGCAGCAGTTGAAGAAGGTATCGTCGCAGGCGGCGGAGTTGCAGCACTCAATTGCGCTACATCACTTGAACCGTTTGTAGAAAAACTTTCAGGCGATGTCAAGACAGGTGCAAGAATCGTTCTTGACGCGTTAAAAGCTCCGTTATATTTAATCGCAGAGAATGCCGGCTATCAGGGCGACGTTGTTGTCGAGAGAGTCAGAAGCGAGAAAATCGGACACGGACTCAATGCTGCAACAGGCGAATATACTGACATGGTAGCAGCAGGAATTATCGACCCCGTAAAAGTTACCCGCTCAGCATTACAGAATGCAGGATCAATCGCAGCAATGGTACTTACAACAGAAGGAATCGTTGCTGACAAACCCGAAAAGAAAGAAGCAGCTCCTGCAATGCCCGGCGGTATGGGCGGCATGGACGGAATGTATTAA
- the groES gene encoding co-chaperone GroES, which produces MRLKPLGDRIVVKVLTREEKTKGGIVLPDTAKEKPTEGEVIAVGTGKILDNGQKQPVEVKVGDRIIFSKYAGTEVKIDGEELVIFSERDVLAIIEK; this is translated from the coding sequence ATGAGACTTAAACCGCTTGGCGATAGAATAGTTGTAAAAGTTTTAACACGCGAAGAGAAAACTAAAGGCGGAATCGTTCTCCCCGACACAGCAAAAGAGAAACCCACCGAAGGCGAAGTAATCGCAGTAGGAACCGGCAAAATTTTAGATAACGGCCAAAAGCAGCCCGTTGAAGTTAAAGTCGGCGATAGAATTATATTCAGCAAATATGCAGGTACAGAAGTAAAAATTGACGGCGAAGAACTTGTAATTTTCAGCGAGAGAGACGTACTCGCAATAATCGAGAAATAG
- a CDS encoding sel1 repeat family protein, with the protein MGTVKLSFINRLLRAIMVAFAFGFFTIIKFFIKPVIYVFLLFLPDIAKLTGKERVSNLHLRGWQIFAIVSIVAVLNQAVGGWAQGQGLEFRGESLMLWMMGALWVFLWIFCYDGKLTSAGKNKIYSFKWLLLIISLLISSNFIGGIKDLTIAKQIRAEHQEMLRITMQQKSQGKRNIYVPLTEISPKILNQAPWRPCPNIGWANTQYATYYDLDSLTALPRSIINDPEKILRWESGDMSDFLKLAEGNEFISFLAGEIYDPNFAKLDKVDKDTGKAIYWYTKAANLGNVQSCRRLTRLYVMNDKTHGLSKYFNAGYWFVRSELPLLRP; encoded by the coding sequence ATGGGTACAGTAAAACTTTCATTTATTAATCGATTATTACGCGCAATAATGGTAGCTTTCGCATTTGGTTTCTTCACGATAATAAAATTTTTCATTAAGCCGGTTATATATGTATTTCTCTTATTTCTGCCTGACATAGCAAAATTGACGGGTAAAGAAAGAGTCTCTAATTTGCATTTACGCGGCTGGCAAATTTTCGCGATAGTCTCTATTGTTGCAGTATTAAATCAAGCTGTAGGAGGCTGGGCACAAGGTCAAGGCTTGGAATTTCGCGGAGAAAGTCTCATGCTTTGGATGATGGGTGCATTATGGGTCTTCTTATGGATATTTTGTTATGACGGCAAATTAACCAGTGCAGGAAAAAATAAAATTTATTCGTTCAAGTGGCTGTTATTAATAATTTCGCTGTTGATAAGCTCGAATTTTATCGGAGGCATAAAAGATTTGACCATAGCCAAGCAGATTAGAGCCGAACATCAAGAAATGTTACGCATTACAATGCAGCAAAAATCGCAGGGCAAGCGCAATATTTATGTACCGTTGACAGAAATAAGCCCGAAAATATTAAATCAAGCCCCGTGGAGGCCGTGTCCTAATATAGGTTGGGCAAATACTCAATACGCAACATATTATGATTTAGACTCATTGACAGCTCTTCCGCGTTCAATTATAAATGATCCTGAAAAAATTTTGCGCTGGGAGTCAGGTGATATGAGCGACTTCTTAAAACTTGCAGAGGGTAATGAATTTATTTCGTTCTTGGCCGGTGAAATTTATGATCCGAACTTCGCCAAACTCGATAAAGTTGACAAAGACACCGGGAAAGCTATTTACTGGTACACAAAAGCTGCGAATCTTGGTAACGTTCAATCTTGCAGGAGATTAACGCGTTTGTATGTAATGAACGATAAGACTCACGGATTGAGCAAATATTTTAATGCCGGT